The DNA segment GCAAGCGCTCCACGGCGATGAGCAGCACCGTGATGGAGAGAATGGGCGTTGCCAACACCTGAATCCATGCCGTGGCGTACAAAGCCCAGGGGAAAAGGGGCAACCGCAACCAGGTCAATCCCGGGGCGCGCATCCGGTGTATGGTGACGATGAAATTCAGACCGGTCAGAATGGAAGAAAAGCCGAGGATGAAAACTCCTGCTACGGCCACTGAAACATTCGTGGTGGAAACCGCAGAGAACGGAACATAAAACGTCCACCCGGTATCTGGCGGGCCGCCTCCTGTGAACAGGGAGATCAGCGCCACGGCTCCGCCAATGATGTACAGCCAGAAAGAGAAGATGTTCAAACGCGGGAAAGCCACATCCTCCGCCCCAAGCTGAAGCGGGAGAAAAATGTTGCCAAATGCCGCCGGGATTGACGGGATGACCACAAGAAAAATCATGATCACCCCATGGAGGGTAAAAATCCCGTTATATGCTTGTGGTCCCATGATCGTTCGTCCGGGCGTGAATAACTCCAGCCTGATGGCCAGCCCCAGAAAAACCCCGATGATGAAGAACAGAAGGATGCACCACAGATAGAGCATGCCGATGCGTTTGTGATCGATGGTAAAGAGCCACTCCATGATCAAGGAGCCGCCCTTGGATGCAAAGAACCCTTTTTCTACAGCAGCGTCAGCCATTTACTTTGCCTTTTGTTTTCTGTGCTTCCGTCCGGACAGGACGAGGTACAGGATGAAGAAGCCCACGAACCCGACAATGGCGAAACCGGAAACACGCAATATGGAAAAGACGTACCGCCGCCCCTGGGGATCATAATTGTAGCAGAACGACAACATGCGCTTGATGGAAAGTCCGACCTTGCCTGTCGCGGCTTCGGTTCCTGCCATGGTGATATCGAAGGGCAGGAATGACGAACCATAGAGATAGCGGACCACCTTGCCGCCAGGGGCAATGGCCACGACAGCCACGGGGTGGGCATACAGTCCCCCCTCGCGCTTGACCGTATAGCCGATGGAGTCAAGCCACTTGTCGATTGAGGCTGCATCCCCGTCGGAAGCGAGAAAGGTCCAATCCTTGGCAGGAAATTTCCCCTGAGCGGCAGCGAGATAGGTCTTTTTGGCCCGAGCCGCATCCATGTGGTTTTCCCGAGGATCGAAGGTTATGGAGACGACCTGAATTTCCTCTCCGGGCTTCAGTGCCACATCAGGCAGAATCTGGGCGAAGGAGCCTTGGAGAATATTGCAGACATCCGGGCATCGATAATAGATGGGGATGAGAATGGTCGGGACGGACTTGGTCAGCTCACGAAGATTGACCGACTCTCCTTTGGAATTGGTGAAATTCACATCAGCAATGATATTGCCAAGCTTTTCCTCGATCCCGACAGAAGCATCCGCCTTTTCCATCATGGCTTCATGGTCATGTTCTTCCATGGCGGCAGCGTCCATGTTTTCATGATCCATATGCTGCTCTTCCTTATCAACCTGCCCCGTTGTTTCAGGCGTCATCTCATCGTGGGTCATGCCTTCATGATTCATCTCATCATGAGTCATGGCATCATGATTCGGAGTACTCTGATCCATGTTTTTCTCGGCATCTGCGGTCGTAGCCATCTCCTTCATGGCAGCATGTCCGCCTTCGACAGCTATGTCATGTCCTGACTCCGTGTCCTGTGCAGCCATTCCGGGCGCGACCATGAGGACGACCGCGAAGGCCGTCCCCAGGAGCAATATGCCGAGCCGACGCATGGCTTAAAATCCACCTATGACTTCAGCCAATTCAGCGATTTCCTGGTCACTGAATTTACTGGTCAGACGCATCATAATCTTCTTTTTGGCTCCACCGTAAGTGCCATCCCTGTATCCCATGAGTTTGCCTTTGGCCGCATCGACAGACAATCCCTTGAGCATGGTTCCTCCGGAAGCACCGGAAGCCTTGGACCCGTCAGCACCATGACACTTGGAACAACGTTTGGCATAAAGATCGGCTCCACCGTCGGCAAAGGCTGCGGTAACGCCGAAAGTCAGACAAATGGAGAGGGCAAAAATCAATTGTTTCACAGTAAACCTCACGTTTTATTATTGAATAAATGTCATTAAAACACACCGTAGCACTGATAAGTCGTTAAGTTCAACCTCTATGATAAGATT comes from the Pseudodesulfovibrio piezophilus C1TLV30 genome and includes:
- a CDS encoding SCO family protein — encoded protein: MRRLGILLLGTAFAVVLMVAPGMAAQDTESGHDIAVEGGHAAMKEMATTADAEKNMDQSTPNHDAMTHDEMNHEGMTHDEMTPETTGQVDKEEQHMDHENMDAAAMEEHDHEAMMEKADASVGIEEKLGNIIADVNFTNSKGESVNLRELTKSVPTILIPIYYRCPDVCNILQGSFAQILPDVALKPGEEIQVVSITFDPRENHMDAARAKKTYLAAAQGKFPAKDWTFLASDGDAASIDKWLDSIGYTVKREGGLYAHPVAVVAIAPGGKVVRYLYGSSFLPFDITMAGTEAATGKVGLSIKRMLSFCYNYDPQGRRYVFSILRVSGFAIVGFVGFFILYLVLSGRKHRKQKAK
- a CDS encoding c-type cytochrome, whose amino-acid sequence is MKQLIFALSICLTFGVTAAFADGGADLYAKRCSKCHGADGSKASGASGGTMLKGLSVDAAKGKLMGYRDGTYGGAKKKIMMRLTSKFSDQEIAELAEVIGGF